Proteins encoded within one genomic window of Neoarius graeffei isolate fNeoGra1 chromosome 18, fNeoGra1.pri, whole genome shotgun sequence:
- the metap1d gene encoding methionine aminopeptidase 1D, mitochondrial isoform X1: MAAPCVTVLRRVLFQSASSGLSQRAVRLPGCQPCPSSAQCQQSRHFFWRKQTGSHSVVQPAVVHPPYPVPEHIQKPGYISSSSVPEWPDYIEIKDEEQIEGLRRACQLARHILLLAGSSLEVGMTTDEIDFIVHQETIRHNAYPSPLHYGGFPKSVCTSVNNVVCHGIPDSRPLQDGDIINIDVTVYLEGYHGDTSETFLIGSVDERGRKLVGVTRQCRDEAIAACGPGRPLCVIGNTISEIAHSNGLCVCPYFIGHGIGSYFHGHPEIWHHANDNGTLMEEGMAFTIEPILMEGTSEFKILSDKWTAVSMDDKRSAQFEHTVVITSDGVEILTKLAHED, encoded by the exons CTTCCTCAGGCCTGTCACAGAGAGCAGTGCGGTTGCCAGGATGTCAGCCATGCCCGTCTAGTGCCCAGTGTCAACAAAGCCGCCACTTCTTCTGGAGAAAACAGACGGGTTCACACAGCGTGGTTCAGCCCGCTGTAGTGCACCCGCCTTACCCAGTACCCGAG cacatcCAGAAGCCAGGCTACATCTCCTCCAGCTCCGTGCCCGAGTGGCCTGACTATATTGAGATTAAGGATGAGGAGCAGATTGAGGGTTTGAGGAGAGCGTGTCAGCTCGCTAGACATATCCTCCTCCTCGCTGGAAGCAGCCTCGAG GTTGGTATGACAACAGACGAAATCGACTTCATCGTGCACCAGGAGACGATCAGACACAATGCCTATCCCTCTCCACTGCACTATGGTGGATTTCCCAAGTCTGTGTGTACATCTGTCAACAATGTGGTGTGTCACGGCATTCCAGACAG TCGGCCACTTCAAGATGGAGATATCATTAACATAGATGTTAcc GTTTACCTGGAAGGTTACCACGGCGACACCTCAGAGACATTTCTTATTGGTTCGGTGGACGAGCGAGGTAGGAAGTTAGTGGGCGTGACACGACAGTGCAGAGACGAGGCCATCGCTGCGTGTGGACCAGGACGCCCACTATGTGTCATCGGCAACACCATCAG TGAAATCGCCCATTCGAatggcttgtgtgtgtgtccatatttCATTGGCCATGGCATCGGGTCTTACTTTCATGGTCACCCCGAGATCTGGCATCATG CCAATGATAATGGCACGCTGATGGAAGAAGGCATGGCCTTCACAATAG AGCCCATTCTGATGGAGGGAACCTCTGAATTCAAGATCCTCAGTGACAAGTGGACGGCTGTCTCAATGGATGACAAAAG ATCAGCCCAGTTTGAGCACACAGTCGTCATCACTTCTGATGGTGTGGAGATTTTGACCAAATTGGCACATGAGGACTGA
- the metap1d gene encoding methionine aminopeptidase 1D, mitochondrial isoform X2: MRRTCVFIKLAGSRESSKSHTGTNSHIQKPGYISSSSVPEWPDYIEIKDEEQIEGLRRACQLARHILLLAGSSLEVGMTTDEIDFIVHQETIRHNAYPSPLHYGGFPKSVCTSVNNVVCHGIPDSRPLQDGDIINIDVTVYLEGYHGDTSETFLIGSVDERGRKLVGVTRQCRDEAIAACGPGRPLCVIGNTISEIAHSNGLCVCPYFIGHGIGSYFHGHPEIWHHANDNGTLMEEGMAFTIEPILMEGTSEFKILSDKWTAVSMDDKRSAQFEHTVVITSDGVEILTKLAHED; encoded by the exons ATGCGCCGTACCTGTGTCTTTATAAAGCTGGCAGGAAGCAGAGAGTCGTCTAAATCCCACACCGGGACAAATTCA cacatcCAGAAGCCAGGCTACATCTCCTCCAGCTCCGTGCCCGAGTGGCCTGACTATATTGAGATTAAGGATGAGGAGCAGATTGAGGGTTTGAGGAGAGCGTGTCAGCTCGCTAGACATATCCTCCTCCTCGCTGGAAGCAGCCTCGAG GTTGGTATGACAACAGACGAAATCGACTTCATCGTGCACCAGGAGACGATCAGACACAATGCCTATCCCTCTCCACTGCACTATGGTGGATTTCCCAAGTCTGTGTGTACATCTGTCAACAATGTGGTGTGTCACGGCATTCCAGACAG TCGGCCACTTCAAGATGGAGATATCATTAACATAGATGTTAcc GTTTACCTGGAAGGTTACCACGGCGACACCTCAGAGACATTTCTTATTGGTTCGGTGGACGAGCGAGGTAGGAAGTTAGTGGGCGTGACACGACAGTGCAGAGACGAGGCCATCGCTGCGTGTGGACCAGGACGCCCACTATGTGTCATCGGCAACACCATCAG TGAAATCGCCCATTCGAatggcttgtgtgtgtgtccatatttCATTGGCCATGGCATCGGGTCTTACTTTCATGGTCACCCCGAGATCTGGCATCATG CCAATGATAATGGCACGCTGATGGAAGAAGGCATGGCCTTCACAATAG AGCCCATTCTGATGGAGGGAACCTCTGAATTCAAGATCCTCAGTGACAAGTGGACGGCTGTCTCAATGGATGACAAAAG ATCAGCCCAGTTTGAGCACACAGTCGTCATCACTTCTGATGGTGTGGAGATTTTGACCAAATTGGCACATGAGGACTGA